In Lapillicoccus jejuensis, the DNA window TTCATCAGCTCGAGGTACCGCGTCAGCTGCTCGACCCCGTCGATCTCGCCGCGCCGCTTGATCTCGACGGCGACGTGCCCGCGGGCGGCGTCGCGCGCGAGGATGTCGACGGGCCCGATCGCCGTCATGTACTCCCGCCGCACCAGCGACCACCCGTGCCCGAGCGTGTGGATGTGCTCGGCGAGCAGCCGCTGCAGGTGCGCCTCGACGCCGTCCTTGACCAGCCCGGGGTCGACGCCCAGGTCGTGGCTGGAGTCGTGGAGCACCTCGTGCAGCCTCACCCGCAGCCGGTCCTCGGACTTCTGGTGCGCGACGACCCACACGGCCACGACCCCGTCGGCGGCCTCGTGCTCCTCCGGCTCGAC includes these proteins:
- the nucS gene encoding endonuclease NucS, producing the protein MRLVVARCSVDYEGRLQAHLPLATRLLLVKADGSVLVHSDGGSYKPLNWMSPPCVMAEVEPEEHEAADGVVAVWVVAHQKSEDRLRVRLHEVLHDSSHDLGVDPGLVKDGVEAHLQRLLAEHIHTLGHGWSLVRREYMTAIGPVDILARDAARGHVAVEIKRRGEIDGVEQLTRYLELMNRDPHLAPVTGIFAAQEIKPQARVLAEDRGIRCVVLDYDALRGMDDTESRLF